A segment of the Zalophus californianus isolate mZalCal1 chromosome 3, mZalCal1.pri.v2, whole genome shotgun sequence genome:
agaggaaaaaatgaaacaagacaaaaccagagagggagacaaaccataagagactcttaatcatgggaaacaatctgagggttgctggaggggagggggggtggatggggtaactgggtgatggacacatgtaatgagcactgggtattatataatgaatcacagacctgtacctctgaaacaaataatacattatatattaataataaaaaaaagaaagcatgatatctttatatattttttcttcctaaccAACAACAAGATAGGCTTTTCCATGTGTTTAGGTGTTATTTTGTAATCTACAGAAGTTTTAGCAGGCATATTCATATATGCTTTACACATTTATTAAATAGATTACATGTaattgttttgtattatttttgtcctACCATAAATTGGGTCTTTTACTCCCATGCATCTTGTAAATGGTTGTTGTATCATGAGGGCAGTTGATTTCTATACACTTAATTTCTGCACTGCAATCTTAGTTTTTAGTTGAGTCTCCTGGGTGTATACTTGCATCTGGAATAGTGATAGTTTTGCTTCCTCTTTTACAgttcatctcattttcttttttttgcttgtgtAATTGTGTTGGCTTATACCTCTAGTACAATAAattaaataaggagaaaaatagtGATCATCCTTTCCTTGGTTTTGATGTAAGTAGGAATGTCATTAGTTTTCCCTAAGTAAGTGTTGGCTTTGGGGCTGAATCTTATTTTCAGTCCAGTAATCGAATTTTAGAATTTGGAGAAAAGGATATTTGAAACATAAATTTTGAATCAGCATTCTTTATTTCCATGGCAGACTGCTCCATGTTTCCTCTGTTGCAGTTTCAAAGGACACAAGCACAGACGATTCTCAGCACAATTCATCAAAAATTTAGAAAGGCTCTTTACTATTTTTGCACACATTATTTTATGTAGCACAAtctttgccatttaaaaattaggtgttccccccgccccatcattgttttcttacttacaaataattttagaaacTCCTGGAAATTTCTTAGACAGAGATCACACTGACATAGCATTAAAACACCTATCTGGGGTCATGGTAGGGATAAAGCTCATTGCCTCCCCTAGGGCCACCAGGGATGGACTTGAATGTCATTCTGTGGACACACAGGAATGTCTGGGGCTATTCCTGAGGTAGAGTTTCAACAACAAAGCTCAGCAGAACACAAAGTAAAAAGTAATCATGACAAAATTAAATGGTGATATAATCAAAAATAGCTTATGAATTATTGTTATGAATATAGCTTTGTGAATCCATGTTGTGGACCCATGTTGTGAATCCATGTTGTCAGAATTGGAGAGAGGTCCTTAGAAATGGGACCAGACCTTGAAATTCGCACAGAACACTGCAAGTTATATAGAAATATACTTaatggaagaaggaggaaaatggcTATGTGACAAAAATGTCCCATCTCTTGCCTGTTTTGGTAAGATAAAACAAATATCTAAAGCAAGCAAAGGGGTCAGTCCAGTTAGTATTTCTGCCTATGAATGAGGAACAGCAACTGCAGGATGACTGCAGTTTTCTTGTGGCTTGTGTCCATGCCATTTATATGTCCTAGGGagtaatcaaaaccacaatttcCCAATCCTTGCTACTCGTTGGGAGTCCCCAACATGGGCTCTTTGATTGAGATGACGGGCCTTGTCAACTACATCCAGATGGACACATAGCATCTGGTCTAAAACTGAGATTTTGTTGTGGTCTTGAAAAGGTTCATTGAAATCCAGACTTAAGACGTGTGTCAATTTATGGCACTTGGTGACTTTGTGACCAagagggtccttgctcagtggatgCAGTGGCTGCCATAAGGTTAGAGTTTTGTTCCCATGATGACATTCCTTAGTCCCTCTGGGTGGGGCTCATCTGGATTCTGACTTGTAGCACAACTCTGTGCTTGCTTTTGGCATTTGGTTGAGTAGATGATGTACATGCTTCTCGTTAGAAAAATGGCGGCAATAACTGCAAAATAACTCCCATAAActaaaaactagagaaaaacaaatagaattaaCTAGACACACAAAAATATGACTGCCTATGTCATTGATAATACACAGTGATGGTGCTGATTTGCTTGGATTATGGGATAACTAAGACCAAGGACCTTAATATGGGTCATTTAGATTTACACAATACTTTCTTCTTCTATCTTAGAAGAATCAGCCATAAAAGTATAAGAAATGCAGTAACTAAGAATGTGGGTTCTGGAGCCAAGTTTActtgggttcaaaccccagctaaCACCACCAATCATGAAAAAACACTaagtcccattgatctatgtgtttatgtCTGCAGGACAGTGCAATGCTACGAGTGAATTTTAGATAATGAGGCTACTTCTTACATGCCTTAACCTCCCCCCCTTTCCCAGAGccaaatgtaaaatgtgaaattgGGCTAATTTCAAGTCCCTCAGTGGAGTAGGGAAAAGGAACTGAGCTCTGCAGCCATGTACCATTTTTAGTCGAATCTCTTAACCCTTGGAAGGGGATGACGGGAGGAAGAGCAGACATACAGGGGACACAGTTACCGGAGTAGCACCTGATGAGGTGTTAGGAGCCACAGGCAAGGGCTAACCAACTGTGTTTATTGCTGAAAACCTACTTGGTGTGTTACAATATGATAATTAAGgaattgcttatttaaaaatttgcccAACTAAGCAattcaagaaattaaatattgGCTGTGGTGAGGCTGAAAAAACCTTTCAGATTACCTAGGTATTCTACATTCCCCCAACTACCTGACTAGGAAAACGGCAATACTGCAGCTTACCTGAATGCTGATTGGCAGGTTGAGTCCTTTCTGATCTACTACGATCACTGTCATAATGGTCTGAATCACCAGGGCCATGAAGGTGTTCATTCCAAACACCAGGGCGTAGCGTTCCACATTCAGATTAACTGCGATCTGAAATCTATCATTAAACGTTGaattacgttttttttttttttaaacaaaatacacatGGGACTCTTACCTTTAAAAGACAGAAACTGAAGATAAAAGTGATGTCTTGTTACCAGTACTCTTTGGCTAAATCTCCTCCAGTTTAGACAAACAGGTAGAGCAAAGAAagggaattaattttaaaaatacagttgaaGGCTGAATTAAAATACCAGTTGAGGAAATATGACACAATTCCTCCTATCCAATTTAATGCTTCCCAGAAATGAAACCTAAATATTCTAAGTTCTCATAACCTGAGAACTTAGATAGCATCAGATTTGATGCTATCTGATTTTAGATAGTGTTTCACAgtgaatttttatgaaaatgcaaaagcaaTATCCAATCCATGGAATCATTTGGAGagttattctttttattgtcaaTTGTATCAACAGCTTCTAAATTTTGGTAGGTGAGTTATTTGGAAGATCCAAATCATGACTGGCTGTGCAACTGAATGAATCtgtaattaatttgtttttaataattaaatagatTTTGACATCTTACGACTCATGATTGACTGGCAAATGTATGTTATTTAGAGCTCTTCTGTGGCAAAGGTAAAGGACTTTTGGTTCTGAGgattcttaaaatgaaaagaagtaaTGTAATCCTACCTTAACAATGTCCTTTCGcattaaaaagagaaacttaAGAGATATGAGTTTGATTCATTAAACTGACATATTTCCACAAAAAAGTCAACTTGCCAACAAGCttatgctctttcttttgttccgTGGTCTTTTCAAAGTCTGCTTATATTTCTGTGTTTCATCAATTCCTTATCAAACATTTTTCACACATTAAATCCCaaaactttttataataaagtttctGGCTCTACTTCTTTCATAtgatttgaaattcaaatatttcttatcTCTTTTGGTTAATACCAAAGCACATTTCCAATAGTCAGCTTTCTCTGAACTTCTATATGGAACAAAacgtttttcatttaaaaaaatgatttctgggATACATAGTTTCTTATAATCATTGCATCTACTTTTTTCAATATCCAACTTTTTATAATTTGCTGAGCATATTTTGCTTTACACAAAAGTATACGCCTGGAATTACACaaacaactaaatgaaattaactttaataaaCTTACTCAAAATCAGATTGCTCCACACCTTGTTATGGCAAAAagcttgaaataaaaatcacaaccCGACAGTGTATCATTGCTTTTGGTTTATGAACCCAcagaacttcttttttctttgatgactAATCTTAGCAACATTCACAGGGTAAATAGTTAAATGAAAGCATGGCTTAATTGTGTCCAATTTAATATGTAATCAACATTTAATATTGCAATTGATTAAAATCCTTCTGACGTTCTGCAAGGAACTATAGAAATGCTACAGAAGAGAGAATATGGTGTGGGTTTAGGAGTGGAGAGAAGTGGTTGGTAATACTCACACTGCTATGGTTATAAGAAGCATATAGCTGGACTTGAATATCAGATAGCCAGCATAGCATGCCCAGATGTCGGTCGTGtaattcatgagaaacagagagcctGCACTAACGATGGAGAAAATGGCTAGAGCCAACTCTCCCAGAAGATCCCAGTTGACTTTCACATAGCCCACTGCAAAGGCAGCCATGGCCcctgaaaaagaaacattaagggAGATCCAACACATTGACTTTGCACGTGGGATAGGTCAACACGCTCTCTTTAAAAAGCCACATCTTAGGCAAATCTACAAGATGAATATGTGGCTGTCACAAAAATAGTGTGATCCACCTAAATGtggatttatctttttctcaacCAGGTTTGCCTTTGACTTCTCTCTTTACCTACTCTTCTTTCAATCAGGTAATTGCCACACTTTTAATTAGCGTCTACCACATGCCATGCAGTGCACCCTGCGGAGGGGCCAGAAAGGTTCTTTATCACAGCAGCGCGGGGAGAAATAATACCTAAACCCAGTCACTTGCTACAACATAGAAGAAGAGTGAAAGGGCTGCTCTGGTGTATATCTAGCCTGTCCATACTTGCCTTTCTTGTTCGCTGTTCATCGTAAATTTTTTCAATGGGTAATGGATGTGTTGCCCTGGGTAGAAAATTTTAGTCTTTATTAGTAATCTTAATCTTCTGGTCTCCATCGCAATGTCTTTGAGATCTGGCCTCATTTACTTGAGGTTTTCAGCGAACTCTATACTGACTTATGGAGTTCAAGAGATTGAATAATTGGCAGTCGTTAGGGTTACtatttatagttctttttaacaaaatgaaaggtaTTTATGTTTCAAATTGCTGATGTTTGGTTAATTAACTTTTCCACCTGTGATCCAGGAAAGAACCAGtgttacaaaagaaataaaattctttcctCCCCAGAATTTGGAACGTAAGAGAAAGAATTCCAGTGAACCAATTCTAGTGCAGTCCTGGTATGCAGGAGTTAAGGTGAGGCCTCCCAAAAGAGAGACAATAGGAGAACAAACACCACAtgagttttctgaaatttttggGAAATGAGGGTGTGGAAATCTCCTACTTcctagaaaatatctttaaagtctcAGTTGAGTTTAAGTTTCCACTTACcaggatataaatatttattacagagTAAACTTCAAAGGCAGATTTCCTTCTGATATTAGAATCCTGACTCTCACATTTATTCTACTTCTCACTTAAATCTCTTAAGAAAGCTACTTTTGGAAATTTTGGCATGGAATCTAGAATTGCCAAAGGTGGGGTACTAGCTAAATCAAATCCTTTAGTAACAAAACTCCTCCAGTGGTAATCTGGAAGCCTTGACAGTTCAATCtattactaaaataataaaaacttcttACTTATATACGAGGTGAgtattttcctttggatataaaaACAACCTGGAAGAATAAGGGGCATTACTAACCCCTTTCCTGATGATGAATTGGAATCTTAGGAATTTGGCCAGAATTTAATCATTTGGTGCTTAATCCTGAGCTCTTGAGTTACCTGCTGTAACTCTACCACACTGAATAGAAGTGTCATGgtcctcttttctttccagtgaatctcatttaaaaaaaatattgatatgcCCTCTGAACAGAACTAGTTTACCACCATGGAGTTTAGCAACTGAAGACATAAACTTAAAGGGGGTAACCCATTCAAAGGAAGATAAATCAATGTTTGCTTACCTCCAAAGGTTGCAATAGCTTCTACTGCCCCATTATAGATTGTAGAACTCTGGGACGGTGCCTTGTAATCCCACAGGATTTGAACATAGTTCAAAACCTGGTTAAAACCTGCTGTGGAGAAGGCCCACCACAGGGACCAGTAGAAAAGTTGCTTTGAGGAGTAGCACTCCTTCAAATCTTGGAACCATTGCACAAAAACACTCAACGCTACATTTCGCGGCATCGGGCTGCTCGACGGACCACCATCCAGGTTCCCTGAAATGGTGGCTATTTCTGAAGTGGGTTTCTCTCCGCCGCCTGCTGTGTTAACTTTGTAAGGTGCATCTGATGCCGCGTTTTTGTTTGGTGGCTTCCGTACTTCTTTGCCGGGTTTGGCATGAAAAAACATGCTCTTCTTAGGCATTGGTAGGAAAAGTGACAAAAGAAAGGCCACCGAGACGGAGACCAAGGATATGACGTTGAGGTAAAAGTACGATAGGCTGGCCAGGGACACCAGGAGCTGGGCCAGCACCGAGGCCGCCGTGTAGGCCACCAGCGTGATGCTCCTGCAGTAGCTGCTCACTTTCTGGTAGTGCTCGGGGCTGACCACGCTGTAAATGTAGGCATAGTAGGCCACCTCGGTGGCGGAGACCATGCCATAGAAGAACTCCAGCACCTGCATGGCCTTCACTCCCTGGCCAAATACAAGCAGCAGCCAGGTGATGATGAGGCTGATCCCTTGCAGGATGATGACTGGCTTGTAGCGGACATAATCGGTAAGGATGAACACGGGGAGAAGCAGCACCAGGTAAGAGTATGTCCAAATTGGAAGGATTTCATTGGTGATCTGTGAGGTTGAAAAGTGGATCACATAACCATGCAGCACCGGGAGGTAAAAAGGATACCTTTTTAGGTAGTACATTACTAAGGTACAGGTGGCTTGCCCAATAGCAAATTCTGCATCCAATGGGATAGGATGTTCTTTATTATGATGGAAAAGCACAAGAGAAAACTGATTTTCAAGGAAAAGGgagctccttccccttctccaaaacaaaaccaatttaTAAATGTATGTGCCTCCCAACGTAAGAATATATTTGCTTAACGTGCAATCTGAACTCTCTTAAAGTTAAATAGTATGTACATTTGAGTTAAATTAGTTACAAATTGTTCAACAGACACTTCAGAGTTTTTCAGGCTCTTAAAAAATACCACTCTTTTCCTGTTCAAAGATTTTAACAATTAGACAATGTTAGAAGAAGCGACcacctttttgtttatttgatccATCACTGTGTCATAAATGTCCAGAGTCTAATGAACATACGTGAAGACAGCAATGAATAAATACTAACCTTGCAGAATTATAAAGTGGGAGCAAGTAATGCACTGGATTTTCTTCCTGGCCAAATTTGCTGGGCTCCCAAAGCCTCTTCCCTCCCAACTCTACTGGTTAATCTCTGCTTACTCAATTCTGGCCTCAGTTTGATGTGGGTATCTCATGGCTCTCGTCAGAAATGCCGGGGACCTCAGTGATCAGTCCTAGAAGGGAGGGACTGAAGGGGCTGATCTCTGGGGCAGGATATGGGTGTGGGGGCAGCTCTGTCAGACCAGCCTTTGTTCTGTGCCCCAGCTGTCGACAGCAACCTCCGTGGGCCCCAAGGTCAATGACGAGGGAAAGCTCAGTGACTGGAAAGTGGGACCAAGTGGCACCTCTGAGCATGGGTACAACTGGTCCACAGTGGTTGCAGAAGCAGACCCCACTGGGTTCACCGGATGATTTGCAACCTGTATTTGTTTGtcctttgttttgtcttaatCGTGATAGGCTTCCACCTGGAAAAAATTGGAAACGGGGTTGTCGCGAAGTGATTTTACATCACCGCACAGCAAGCTTGCTTTTCTGTCCGTAGCACCTCATCGCCAAATTAACTAGTATTGAGGAACCTTCCAGGTGAAGCCACACACTCTGCAGTGCTTTCGTGGTTATGGCTGGAGATGATAAAAGCATCACAGGGTAATTCTCCAGTTGGGTGAGTACGTTTTCCTGTTGCCCTTATTATAAAAAAGGAGGTGAATCTTTTCAGTAAGAGAATTTGGCCTTCAGGGGAAGATAAAACTGAGAGATAAAGCTGTTAATGTCTCACCGGCTGGTCGATAGTTTTTCACAATTGAGTAAGTGTCCTCAAGAAATGATACGATTCTTTATCAGATCCTGCTTATGCCTCAGCCGCCCAGAAGGTTGTGAGGACTAGATCCTGTGCCTGGCAGAGATTTTACTTTACGGTTAGTGTAACAAATCAATTGAGCCTGAAAGTTACCAAGCATTAAGACTAATGGTAGAACtccataaaagttaaaatatttattagacatATAATGTGCTATGGTGTCCCATTTCTGTATGTGTGAGGAGGGAAGAGTAGTTTGAGTCG
Coding sequences within it:
- the LOC113920749 gene encoding thiamine transporter 2 isoform X4; protein product: MRGVARGVLSRGLGLWGCERSVEQTPPPLAMDCFKTSPSHSWIYPTVVLCLFGFFSMMRPSEPFLIPYLSGPDKNLTSSEITNEILPIWTYSYLVLLLPVFILTDYVRYKPVIILQGISLIITWLLLVFGQGVKAMQVLEFFYGMVSATEVAYYAYIYSVVSPEHYQKVSSYCRSITLVAYTAASVLAQLLVSLASLSYFYLNVISLVSVSVAFLLSLFLPMPKKSMFFHAKPGKEVRKPPNKNAASDAPYKVNTAGGGEKPTSEIATISGNLDGGPSSSPMPRNVALSVFVQWFQDLKECYSSKQLFYWSLWWAFSTAGFNQVLNYVQILWDYKAPSQSSTIYNGAVEAIATFGGAMAAFAVGYVKVNWDLLGELALAIFSIVSAGSLFLMNYTTDIWACYAGYLIFKSSYMLLITIAVFQIAVNLNVERYALVFGMNTFMALVIQTIMTVIVVDQKGLNLPISIQVSATSRSGK
- the LOC113920749 gene encoding thiamine transporter 2 isoform X3, with the protein product MDCFKTSPSHSWIYPTVVLCLFGFFSMMRPSEPFLIPYLSGPDKNLTSSEITNEILPIWTYSYLVLLLPVFILTDYVRYKPVIILQGISLIITWLLLVFGQGVKAMQVLEFFYGMVSATEVAYYAYIYSVVSPEHYQKVSSYCRSITLVAYTAASVLAQLLVSLASLSYFYLNVISLVSVSVAFLLSLFLPMPKKSMFFHAKPGKEVRKPPNKNAASDAPYKVNTAGGGEKPTSEIATISGNLDGGPSSSPMPRNVALSVFVQWFQDLKECYSSKQLFYWSLWWAFSTAGFNQVLNYVQILWDYKAPSQSSTIYNGAVEAIATFGGAMAAFAVGYVKVNWDLLGELALAIFSIVSAGSLFLMNYTTDIWACYAGYLIFKSSYMLLITIAVFQIAVNLNVERYALVFGMNTFMALVIQTIMTVIVVDQKGLNLPISIQFLVYGSYFAVIAAIFLTRSMYIIYSTKCQKQAQSCATSQNPDEPHPEGLRNVIMGTKL
- the LOC113920749 gene encoding thiamine transporter 2 isoform X2 is translated as MKTNENRKAMDCFKTSPSHSWIYPTVVLCLFGFFSMMRPSEPFLIPYLSGPDKNLTSSEITNEILPIWTYSYLVLLLPVFILTDYVRYKPVIILQGISLIITWLLLVFGQGVKAMQVLEFFYGMVSATEVAYYAYIYSVVSPEHYQKVSSYCRSITLVAYTAASVLAQLLVSLASLSYFYLNVISLVSVSVAFLLSLFLPMPKKSMFFHAKPGKEVRKPPNKNAASDAPYKVNTAGGGEKPTSEIATISGNLDGGPSSSPMPRNVALSVFVQWFQDLKECYSSKQLFYWSLWWAFSTAGFNQVLNYVQILWDYKAPSQSSTIYNGAVEAIATFGGAMAAFAVGYVKVNWDLLGELALAIFSIVSAGSLFLMNYTTDIWACYAGYLIFKSSYMLLITIAVFQIAVNLNVERYALVFGMNTFMALVIQTIMTVIVVDQKGLNLPISIQFLVYGSYFAVIAAIFLTRSMYIIYSTKCQKQAQSCATSQNPDEPHPEGLRNVIMGTKL
- the LOC113920749 gene encoding thiamine transporter 2 isoform X1, producing the protein MRGVARGVLSRGLGLWGCERSVEQTPPPLAMDCFKTSPSHSWIYPTVVLCLFGFFSMMRPSEPFLIPYLSGPDKNLTSSEITNEILPIWTYSYLVLLLPVFILTDYVRYKPVIILQGISLIITWLLLVFGQGVKAMQVLEFFYGMVSATEVAYYAYIYSVVSPEHYQKVSSYCRSITLVAYTAASVLAQLLVSLASLSYFYLNVISLVSVSVAFLLSLFLPMPKKSMFFHAKPGKEVRKPPNKNAASDAPYKVNTAGGGEKPTSEIATISGNLDGGPSSSPMPRNVALSVFVQWFQDLKECYSSKQLFYWSLWWAFSTAGFNQVLNYVQILWDYKAPSQSSTIYNGAVEAIATFGGAMAAFAVGYVKVNWDLLGELALAIFSIVSAGSLFLMNYTTDIWACYAGYLIFKSSYMLLITIAVFQIAVNLNVERYALVFGMNTFMALVIQTIMTVIVVDQKGLNLPISIQFLVYGSYFAVIAAIFLTRSMYIIYSTKCQKQAQSCATSQNPDEPHPEGLRNVIMGTKL